The Christiangramia flava JLT2011 region TACGTCCAAACCCGTTAATTCCAATTTTTGTACTCATTTCTTTTGGTTTTAAGTTATACCGAAGTGATGTCTGCCACCCTTCGTAATTCTTTATCGATTTTAGCGTCCCCTTTGATAGCGGTTTGAAGATTTACATGAACCACCTTCTGATGATGAATACCGATCATTACCTCGGTCTTTCCTTCCATGAGAGCTTCTACCGCTCCTACTCCAAGTTTACTCGCAAGGACTCTATCGAAACAACTTGGGGAACCACCTCGCTGAATATGACCCAGAACAGAAACACGAATTTCATATTCGTCCAGGTTTTCTTCAATAAAACGAGCCAGTTCAAATATATTTTTACCGCTTTTTTCACCTTCGGCTACCACAATAATACTGGAAGTCTTACCAGCTTTTTTACTGCGTCGCAACGATTCGATCATTCGCTCTACCCCGGTTTCTTCTTCCGGAATCAGGATTTCTTCTGCACCCGCACCAATACCACTATTTAGAGCGATATCCCCGGCGTCTCTTCCCATAACCTCGACTAAGAATAGCCTGTTATGAGAACTGGCAGTATCCCGAATTTTATCGATCGCTTCCACAACCGTATTTAAAGCGGTATCATAACCCAGTGTATAATCGGTTCCATTGATATCATTATCAATCGTTGCAGGAATACCTACAATAGGAAAATTGAATTCCTGGCTGAAATATTCAGCACCGGTAAACGTTCCGTCACCTCCAATTACCACCATGGCATCGACACCTTCCTTAACCAGGTTATCGTAAGCTTTTTTACGGCCTTCTTTGGTTTTAAATTCCATTGAACGGGTAGATTTCAGAAATGTTCCACCCTTGTTGATGATATTTCTAACCGATCGCGCGTCCAGGTCTTCAAAATCGGCTTCTATCAGCCCCTGATAACCGCGATAAATGCCGGTACACTTTAATTGATAAAAAGAACAGGCACGAACAACTGCACGAATGGCAGCATTCATTCCGGGAGCATCTCCCCCGGAGGTTAGAACTGCGATGTTTTCTATTTTTTTGGTCATTACCTTCAAAGCTATTCCATTTCAATCTTTTAACCTAATATCGCAACAAATTCAAACGTTTTCGGTTAATAAGTAATAAAAAAAGCCACTCAAAAGTGGCTTTTTACAAAAATTTAGGACTAAAATTAGTTTTTTGTCAAAATTTTATACTCCCAGGGTTGAAATTCCATTTCCTGGCCTTCCTCTATTTGGAATTCTGAATTGGCCATGTAATCCTGGTAATCGCCGGCGATCGAAACTGTAAATTTCACGGGCTGATCGCTCATGTTTGCAAGATAGATCAATTCACTTCCTCCACCCTTTCTTTCGTATGCCAGGATCTTTTCCTGATTGGAAGTTTCTAGTGTTTCATAAGAAGCTGCCTGTTTCGCACCATGTAAAGCTGCGTTTTCATTCTTCAGTTTTCCTAACTTTTCTAAAATAGGATAAACCTTACCTTTTTGATGCGGAATAGTGTCCTTTTCGAAAAAACGTAATCTTTTATCCATATCATATTCCTGCCCACTATAGACCAATGGCATTCCCGGAATGGTGTAAGACATCGCAAGCATTGCTTCCGAAGCATCTCCCATTCGTTCTTTTACTGTACCGGCCCAGGAGTTCTCATCATGGTTCGTGATAAAGTTCATGAGGTAATCATCATCTTCAAAAGTCGTATCGATCTTCTTCATATATTCATCCCAGTCTTTTGCAGTTTTCTTTCCCTGAGCGATCTCGTTCATTATATGATGTCCTTCCCAGTTATACCCCATTTCGAAAGCATTGTGGAAAAGATCTTTCGGACTTTCAGCTTCGGCCAGCATAAATACAGGCTTTACCTCTCTTAGATCTGCTGAGACATCTTCCCAGAAATCGGTTGGAACCGAATGTGCGGCATCGGCACGATATCCATCGATATTATGCTCTTTCACCCAAAACAGCATTTCCTGTTTCATTGCCTCACGCAGACCTTCGTTATCAAAATTCAGATCGGCTACATCAGTCCATCCCCAAGGCTCCCCGGTAGCATCGTTTATAGGATCTGTAATTTCTCCATTTTTGTCTTTGGTATAGTATTCTGGATGCTCGGTGATCCAGGCATGATCCCATCCAGTATGGTTTGCCACCCAGTCAAGAATTACATACATACCATTTTCGTGTGCAGTTTCCACCAGTTTATCGAAGTCTTCCATAGTTCCAAAATTTGGATTAACAGCGGAGTAATCTGAAATGGAATAATAGCTTCCCAGGTATTTTTTTCGTTCGATAGTATCTGTAATATCTTCAATAGATTTCTCCCCGGTTGCTTTCCTGTTCTTCATCGCAATAGGATACATTGGCATCAACCAAACCACTTTTACCCCCAGGTCTTTCAATTGAGGAATGTCTTTCGTAAATGCATTGAACGTTCCTTCCGGTGAATACTGGCGAATATTCACTTCGTAGATCACTGCAGATTCCATCACCTCATCTGAAACTGGTGCCAGAGAATCCTTCGCCATCTCGTTGGTCTCCTCTTTAGCATCCTTGTGTTCATTCTTGCAGGAAACCGTAAGAATGGAGGAAGTAAGCAATAGCAATAGAAGTTTTTTCATAAGTTCTTATTTAATAGATGTTTAGTTTTTGATTTTCGTCGTTAAAAAATAGATACCATACTCTGGCAATACCAGTGTCTGTTCCCAGCTGATAATTTCTCCTGAAATTACATTCTGCAGTTTTTTCCCTTTTAAACCAAGTTCTTCAAAGCGGTCCAGAGAAAGTTTGTATGGCTCCTCATTTTTATTGAGTATGACCACCACCGTCTCATCTTCAGAATTTCGGCTTAAAAGATAGGTCTTATCCTGCGGTGCAAAATGGGTAGTTTTACCTTCGTGGATCGCCAGACTGTTCTTCCGATAATTCAGAATTTTCTTCAGAAAGTCCTGCATGTCCTTTTGATCTGCCGAAAGGCCTTGCCCTTTAAACGCATTTACCTCATCAGCCTCCCAGCCGCCCGGAAAATTAGTACGAATAAGCCCGTGGTCACCAGGATTTGCTGTATCGTTCATCAAAATTTCCGTTCCGTAATAAATCTGAGGAATTCGAGGCATGGCCAGCATAAAGCCAATATCCATCTTTGTTTTTGTCAAATCTTCACCTAGCTGGGTGAAAATACGACTCATATCATGATTGTCTGGAAATACCAGAATGCTTTCAGGATTTTCATAAGAAAAGTCATTTGCCAGTCCGTCATAAATTTCAACCAGCCCGGTACCCCAGGTTTCTTCATTTTTTAAACCCTTCACAATTGTAGCCTGCATGGCAAAATCCATCGTAGATGGCAAATTGGAGTCGTAACCATTCTCCACACCTTCCTGCCAGTAGCGAATAAGCAACGGGTTGTTGCTCCACTCTTCTCCCACGATATTGAAATTAGGATACTCGGTCATTATAGCTCCTGCCCAGTCACTCATGAAATCTTTATCGGGATATGGATAAGTATCCTGGCGAATACCGCCAAGTCCCAGAGTTTCTATCCACCAAATACTATTCTGAATAAGATAATTGGCCATAAATGGATTACGCTGATTTAAGTCTGGCATGGAATCTACGAACCAACCATCGCTCATTTGCTTCTTATCAACTTTTGCTGCGTAATGGTCCTGATTTGTAGTTCTCCTGTGGTTGGAATAAACAACCTGTTCTCCATTTTCGTAGAGTTCCTGGTAATTGATCCAATCGTTAAACGGCAGATCATCCATCCACCAATGCTCGATACCACAATGGTTTTCTACCTGGTCCATAATGAGTTTCATTCCTCTTTCTCGTACGCTATTGGCAAGCTCACGGTATTCAGAAAGGCTTCCAAATCTGGGATCTACTTTGTAGAAATCGGTCATGGCATATCCATGATATGAACCAGATTTCATGTCATTTATTAATAATGGAGATGGCCAGATCGCGGTAAAACCTATTTCATCAATATAATCCAGGTGCTCGATTATTCCGCGAATATCTCCACCGTGACGGGCATAATCATCTTCCTGATCAATAGTTGTTTCATTTAAACTTTTATCAATATCATTAGATGGATCGCCATTAGCAAACCTGTCTGGAGTAATTAGGTAAATAGCGTCAGAACTATTAAAACCGACGTATTCATCGGCTGGTTTTTCTCTCTTTTTTAGTTCATATTCATAACTTTCAGAAGCTCCTTCAGGCATTTTAAAACTAATGGTGAAATTTCCGGGTTTTGCTTCCTCAGAAATGTTTAGATCAAGAAACAGATAATTCGGGCTATCTGCCTTGTGTGATTTTACGAGTTCCACACCTGGATAATTGACCCTAACTTCGGCTTTCCCTATATCTTTTCCGTAGACCAAAAGCTCGAGATCTTGATTTTTGAAACCTGTCCACCAGTTTGGTGGCTCCACCCGTTCAATTTGGGCAAAAGCTGGTAGACTCAGCAAAAAACATATAACTAATACAACTAATTTTTTCATTATTCTTGGTTAAAAAAGAAAGCCGCTTTCAACAGAAAGCGGCCCGCTAATTCAAGTTTATACACTTACAGGACTGTTTGGCTCAACAGTTACCTCTTTTCCATTAATTACAATATCCAGCGGCTCTTCACCCTCCAGATTAAAATCGGTTTTATCTTTGGTGACCGTCACTTTCACGATGCGCTCACGGAAGTTGACCTTAAAAGAATACCCAGTCCAATTTTCAGGAATCTGCGGACTGAAATTCAGCTGATCTTCAACCACACGCATTCCTCCAAAACCTTCAACAATACTCATCCAGGTTCCGGCCATACTGGTAATATGGCAACCCTGCTCTACTTCCTTATTATAATCATCCAGATCCAGCCTGGAAGTTCTCAAATAGAAATTGTAAGCCTGCTGCATTCTTCCAAGCACCGCTGCCTGGATACTGTGCACACAAGGAGAAAGCGATGATTCATGCACCGTAAGCGGCTCATAAAAATCGAAATGTTTCTCCAGTTCTTCCTTGCTGAAATGATCTTCGAAGAAATAGAATCCCTGCAATACATCAGCCTGCTTGATATAACAGGAACGCAAAATTCTGTCCCAACTCCACTTCTGGTTGATCGGGCGATGCTTTTTATCCATATCGGCAACCGGAATGATTTCCTTATCCAGGAAGCCATCCTGTTGTAAGAACACACCATAATCTTCAGAATATGGCATGTAAAGATTATCGGCAACCTCTTCCCAATTGGCAATTTCGCCTTCGTTCAGGTGAGTCAGACCCATAACGCGATCGTAATCTTCGCCGTAACCGTCTTTTACTTTATCGATCATCTTGATACAATAATTTATACACCATTTCGCAATGTAATTAGTGTACCAGTTATTGTTCACATTGTTCTCATACTCGTTCGGACCGGTAACCCCAAGAATGACATATTTATTCTTGCTTTTGCTGAAATTCGCACGTTGGTGCCAGAATCTCGCAATGGCGATCATCACTTCCAGTCCTTTTTCAGGAATATAACTGAAGTCACCTGTATATCGAACATAATTATAAATGGCAAAAACCATGGCTCCGTTTCGGTGAATTTCCTCAAAAGTGATCTCCCACTCATTGTGACTTTCCTCACCGTTCATTGTTACCATTGGGTATAGAGCTGCACCATTGGAAAAGCCTAATTTCTTGGCATTTTCCTGTGCTTTCTCTAACTGATTGTAACGATAGGTCAGTAATTTCCTGGCAACTTTAGAATCTTTGGTCGCCATGTAGAAAGGAATACAATATGCTTCGGTATCCCAATAAGTACTACCTCCATATTTTTCGCCGGTAAATCCTTTAGGACCAATGTTCAAACGATCATCTTCTCCTAAATAGGTCTGATTCAGTTGAAAAATATTGAATCGAATTCCCTGTTGCGCGGCAACATCTCCGGAAATCGTAATATCAGACATTTCCCAGATCTTTGACCAGGCTTCCTTCTGCTGAGCTTTCAGTTCATCAAAACCTAGATCTGAAGCTTTGTCCAGAACTTTTGATGCAGCTGAAATCAGGTTATTTTGATCGTGATTCATATCGGTTACATAACCGGCATATTTCACGATCGCGGCGGTCTCACCTTTCTTCGCTTTCAATTTATAGCTGAAAGATATACGATCTTCATCCTCCTTAGACTCCATTCCAAGGTCCTGCTTTTCATCATTCAGAAGGATTTCAGACTGCATATAAGTCCCGACATGGAAACCTGTTTTTAAAGTTTTGGAAACGATAAAACCTTTATCGGCTTCTTTCTTTACTTCCAAAGTTTCCCAGAAACGCTCTTCCCAGTTGGCATCGGTATTCGTGGTGCTTCCGTCTAAATAAGGATCAAAACGAATTTCTGCATCCTGGTTTAGCGGAGTGATCTCAAATTTGATGGAACCCAGCTCGTTATCTACAATAGAAACGAACCTTAAAGCTTTCACCTCAACCTGAACACCATTTGGCAATTCGGTTTCGAAGGTCCGGGCATGCCAGCCCTCTTTCATGTTCAATTCTCTGCGGAAGTTCTTTACTTCTCTGCAATTATGAAGGTCTAACGGCTCCTCATTAACAAAGACATTGATCCCGATCCAGTTTGGAGCGTTCAATACCTTTGCAAAATATTCCGGATAACCGTTCTTCCACCAACCAACTTTAGTTTTATCTGGGTAATACACCCCTCCTATATAACTTCCCTGAAAACTTGGGCCGGAATACTGCTCTTCAAAATTGGCTCGCTGCCCCATGGCACCATTTCCAATACTGAATAAACTTTCAGAAGATTTTACTCTTCCCGGGTCGAATCCTTCTTCAACGATCGACCATTCATCCGGTTTTATATAATCTTGATTCATTGTTATTCTTTTCTCAGTAAATTCTCTATAAATTCTATACTTATTTCGGTGAAATCGTTGAAAATATGATCTGCTTCCTGCAGCACTTTTTCGTCTCCGATTCCAATACTCGTCATTTTACCAATGTTTGCAGCTTCCACGCCAGCGACAGAGTCTTCAAAAACAACACAATCCTGCGGCTCGGCTTTCAGTTTTTCAGCCGCGATCAGGAATACTTCCGGATCTGGCTTGGCTTTACTTACATCGGTCCCATCTACGATCGCGTCAAAATCTTCATATAAATTGATCTTTTTGAGGATCGTACGGGCATTTTTGCTGGCAGAACCCAGTGCAAACGGAATATTATTTTCCTTTAAATACTTCAGCACTTTAGGAACTCCAGGTAATATTTCATTTTCGTCCATCTCCTCGACGTACGACAGGTAGTTGTCATTTTTGAGCGCCATTTGCCTGTTAAATTCCTCTTCGGAAAGCTCCATGTCTCCCCATTTCAGAATTTTCTTCAGGGATTCCACACGGCTAACACCTTTCAATTGCTCATTTTGTTCATGAGTAAAATCGAAACCAAGATCATTGGCCAGTTTTTTCCAGGCCTGAAAATGGAATTTTGCCGTATCTACAATTACGCCGTCCAGGTCAAAAATGACTGCTTTATGACTGCTCATCTATATTTATTCTTTTGTTAGTTTTTACTCGTAGTGTAAGAAGTCCTGATAAGATCATGGAAAAGCCACCAACGATCAAAGCGTAAACCGGTTCACCGTTGAAAAGTTCTTTCACCAGGAAACCTAGAATTGTCGCTGCAACGATCTGCGGAATCACGATAAAGAAGTTGAAAACCCCCATATAATAACCCATTTTCGCTGAAGGTAAAGCACCTGATAGCATCGCATAAGGAATTGAAAGGATACTCGCCCAGGCAACACCCACACCGATCATCGCCAGCAACAATCCGGTTTTATCTCTAAGGAAATAGATCGAAATCAACCCGATTCCCCCAACCGTTAATGCCAGTAAATGCGTGACCTTATTACTGGTTCTTCTTGCCAGTACTGGTAATAGGAATGCCACTGCAGCGGCCACACCATTATAGACAGTGAACATCACCGTCACCCAGTCGGCTGCATCGTTGTATAATTCTGAAGTGGTATCGTTGGTTCCAAAAACGTGACCCGTGACTGCAGGAGTGGTATAGATCCACATCGAGAATAGCGCAAACCATGAGAAAAACTGAACCCATGCCAGTTGTTTCATCGCGGTTGGCATATTCAGCATATCGGTAATGATAATGGTAAA contains the following coding sequences:
- a CDS encoding glycoside hydrolase family 65 protein encodes the protein MNQDYIKPDEWSIVEEGFDPGRVKSSESLFSIGNGAMGQRANFEEQYSGPSFQGSYIGGVYYPDKTKVGWWKNGYPEYFAKVLNAPNWIGINVFVNEEPLDLHNCREVKNFRRELNMKEGWHARTFETELPNGVQVEVKALRFVSIVDNELGSIKFEITPLNQDAEIRFDPYLDGSTTNTDANWEERFWETLEVKKEADKGFIVSKTLKTGFHVGTYMQSEILLNDEKQDLGMESKEDEDRISFSYKLKAKKGETAAIVKYAGYVTDMNHDQNNLISAASKVLDKASDLGFDELKAQQKEAWSKIWEMSDITISGDVAAQQGIRFNIFQLNQTYLGEDDRLNIGPKGFTGEKYGGSTYWDTEAYCIPFYMATKDSKVARKLLTYRYNQLEKAQENAKKLGFSNGAALYPMVTMNGEESHNEWEITFEEIHRNGAMVFAIYNYVRYTGDFSYIPEKGLEVMIAIARFWHQRANFSKSKNKYVILGVTGPNEYENNVNNNWYTNYIAKWCINYCIKMIDKVKDGYGEDYDRVMGLTHLNEGEIANWEEVADNLYMPYSEDYGVFLQQDGFLDKEIIPVADMDKKHRPINQKWSWDRILRSCYIKQADVLQGFYFFEDHFSKEELEKHFDFYEPLTVHESSLSPCVHSIQAAVLGRMQQAYNFYLRTSRLDLDDYNKEVEQGCHITSMAGTWMSIVEGFGGMRVVEDQLNFSPQIPENWTGYSFKVNFRERIVKVTVTKDKTDFNLEGEEPLDIVINGKEVTVEPNSPVSV
- a CDS encoding glycoside hydrolase family 13 protein, giving the protein MKKLVVLVICFLLSLPAFAQIERVEPPNWWTGFKNQDLELLVYGKDIGKAEVRVNYPGVELVKSHKADSPNYLFLDLNISEEAKPGNFTISFKMPEGASESYEYELKKREKPADEYVGFNSSDAIYLITPDRFANGDPSNDIDKSLNETTIDQEDDYARHGGDIRGIIEHLDYIDEIGFTAIWPSPLLINDMKSGSYHGYAMTDFYKVDPRFGSLSEYRELANSVRERGMKLIMDQVENHCGIEHWWMDDLPFNDWINYQELYENGEQVVYSNHRRTTNQDHYAAKVDKKQMSDGWFVDSMPDLNQRNPFMANYLIQNSIWWIETLGLGGIRQDTYPYPDKDFMSDWAGAIMTEYPNFNIVGEEWSNNPLLIRYWQEGVENGYDSNLPSTMDFAMQATIVKGLKNEETWGTGLVEIYDGLANDFSYENPESILVFPDNHDMSRIFTQLGEDLTKTKMDIGFMLAMPRIPQIYYGTEILMNDTANPGDHGLIRTNFPGGWEADEVNAFKGQGLSADQKDMQDFLKKILNYRKNSLAIHEGKTTHFAPQDKTYLLSRNSEDETVVVILNKNEEPYKLSLDRFEELGLKGKKLQNVISGEIISWEQTLVLPEYGIYFLTTKIKN
- the pfkA gene encoding 6-phosphofructokinase, translating into MTKKIENIAVLTSGGDAPGMNAAIRAVVRACSFYQLKCTGIYRGYQGLIEADFEDLDARSVRNIINKGGTFLKSTRSMEFKTKEGRKKAYDNLVKEGVDAMVVIGGDGTFTGAEYFSQEFNFPIVGIPATIDNDINGTDYTLGYDTALNTVVEAIDKIRDTASSHNRLFLVEVMGRDAGDIALNSGIGAGAEEILIPEEETGVERMIESLRRSKKAGKTSSIIVVAEGEKSGKNIFELARFIEENLDEYEIRVSVLGHIQRGGSPSCFDRVLASKLGVGAVEALMEGKTEVMIGIHHQKVVHVNLQTAIKGDAKIDKELRRVADITSV
- a CDS encoding alpha-amylase family glycosyl hydrolase codes for the protein MKKLLLLLLTSSILTVSCKNEHKDAKEETNEMAKDSLAPVSDEVMESAVIYEVNIRQYSPEGTFNAFTKDIPQLKDLGVKVVWLMPMYPIAMKNRKATGEKSIEDITDTIERKKYLGSYYSISDYSAVNPNFGTMEDFDKLVETAHENGMYVILDWVANHTGWDHAWITEHPEYYTKDKNGEITDPINDATGEPWGWTDVADLNFDNEGLREAMKQEMLFWVKEHNIDGYRADAAHSVPTDFWEDVSADLREVKPVFMLAEAESPKDLFHNAFEMGYNWEGHHIMNEIAQGKKTAKDWDEYMKKIDTTFEDDDYLMNFITNHDENSWAGTVKERMGDASEAMLAMSYTIPGMPLVYSGQEYDMDKRLRFFEKDTIPHQKGKVYPILEKLGKLKNENAALHGAKQAASYETLETSNQEKILAYERKGGGSELIYLANMSDQPVKFTVSIAGDYQDYMANSEFQIEEGQEMEFQPWEYKILTKN
- the pgmB gene encoding beta-phosphoglucomutase, with translation MSSHKAVIFDLDGVIVDTAKFHFQAWKKLANDLGFDFTHEQNEQLKGVSRVESLKKILKWGDMELSEEEFNRQMALKNDNYLSYVEEMDENEILPGVPKVLKYLKENNIPFALGSASKNARTILKKINLYEDFDAIVDGTDVSKAKPDPEVFLIAAEKLKAEPQDCVVFEDSVAGVEAANIGKMTSIGIGDEKVLQEADHIFNDFTEISIEFIENLLRKE